The following proteins come from a genomic window of Alosa alosa isolate M-15738 ecotype Scorff River chromosome 2, AALO_Geno_1.1, whole genome shotgun sequence:
- the LOC125309765 gene encoding cerebellin-1-like: MDSPKINTQDSVLDVLGEQISSTKSQLQAQAATVQDLKDGVDKLREQNKAQDIVLDVLENRSNSTDVQISEILSEMVDLNTVIDKLKENGDVPKVAFSAALGINGKLGPFNSPYTINEIVYKKVLANIGNAYNPSTGVFTAPVRGVYFFRFTVGTETSSYSSGAILYKNVEQVINIFTHDKNGQLRHYSSGAVLQLEKGDTIYLSLENNYQLYDDAHNHNTFGGFLLFPM, encoded by the exons ATGGACTCCCCCAAAATCAACA CTCAAGACTCGGTGCTGGATGTCCTTGGTGAGCAGATTAGCTCCACAAAGAGTCAGCTGCAAGCACAGGCAGCCACGGTACAGGACCTGAAGGATGGAGTGGACAAGCTAAGGGAACAAAACAAAG CCCAGGACATTGTGCTGGATGTTCTCGAAAACAGGTCAAACTCCACCGATGTCCAAATCAGTGAAATTCTGTCCGAAATGGTGGATCTGAATACTGTGATAGACAAGCTAAAGGAAAATGGAG ACGTGCCAAAGGTGGCCTTTTCTGCAGCTCTGGGGATAAATGGGAAACTAGGCCCATTCAATAGCCCGTACACCATCAATGAAATCGTCTACAAGAAAGTCCTTGCAAACATTGGCAATGCTTACAATCCATCAACAG GTGTCTTCACTGCCCCTGTGAGAGGAGTCTATTTCTTCAGGTTCACTGTCGGCACAGAGACCTCTTCATACAGCAGCGGTGCCATTCTGTACAAGAACGTAGAGCAGGTGATCAACATCTTCACCCACGACAAGAACGGGCAGCTTCGCCACTACTCCAGCGGAGCAGTTCTTCAGCTGGAGAAGGGCGACACAATCTACCTTAGCTTGGAGAACAACTACCAGCTCTATGACGATGCACACAATCACAATACTTTTGGAGGCTTCCTACTTTTCCCAATGTGA